From the genome of Prevotella herbatica, one region includes:
- the typA gene encoding translational GTPase TypA codes for MQDIRNVAVIAHVDHGKTTLVDKMMLAGKLFRDGQDNSGEVLDSNDLERERGITILSKNVSINWKGVKINILDTPGHSDFGGEVERVLNMADGCLLLVDAFEGPMPQTRFVLQKALQLGLKPIVVVNKVDKPNCRPDEVYEMVFDLMCDLNATEEQLDFKVVYGSAKNGWMAEDWQKPTDNIEYLLDKIVEIIPAPKHLDGTPQMLITSLDYSSYTGRIAVGRVHRGELKNGMNITICHRDGTKEKTKIKELRTFEGMGHKPTDVVKSGDICAVVGLERFEIGDTIADWENPEALPPIAVDEPTMSMLFTINDSPFFGKEGKFCTSRHINERLQKELEKNLALRVRPYEDSTDKWIVSGRGVLHLSVLVETMRREGYELQVGQPQVIYKEIDGVKCEPIEELTINVPQDYSSKMVDMVTRRKGELTGMDTEGDRVNITFDIPSRGIIGLRTNVLTASQGEAIMAHIYKEYQPYKGEITRRLNGSMIAMETGTSFAYSIDKLQDRGKFFIDAGEEVYYGQVVGEHIHDNDLVINVTKAKQLTNVRASGSDDKARVIPKTVMSLEECLEYIKEDEYVEVTPKNMRIRKVILDHQERKRSNKI; via the coding sequence ATGCAAGACATTAGAAACGTTGCAGTAATTGCACACGTCGACCACGGAAAAACAACATTGGTCGACAAAATGATGCTCGCTGGAAAACTCTTCCGTGACGGACAGGATAACAGTGGCGAAGTTCTTGACTCCAATGATTTGGAGCGTGAGCGAGGTATAACCATTCTTTCAAAGAATGTATCAATAAACTGGAAAGGTGTAAAAATCAATATTCTAGATACTCCTGGACACTCTGACTTCGGTGGAGAGGTTGAGCGTGTGCTGAATATGGCAGATGGTTGTCTTTTGCTTGTTGACGCTTTTGAGGGTCCTATGCCTCAGACTCGTTTTGTGTTGCAGAAAGCTTTGCAACTCGGATTGAAGCCAATCGTTGTCGTTAATAAAGTTGATAAGCCAAACTGTCGTCCAGACGAAGTTTATGAAATGGTTTTCGATCTTATGTGCGATCTGAATGCCACAGAAGAGCAGCTTGATTTTAAGGTTGTTTATGGTTCTGCAAAGAACGGTTGGATGGCAGAAGACTGGCAAAAGCCAACAGATAATATAGAATATCTTCTTGATAAGATTGTTGAAATTATCCCAGCACCAAAGCATCTTGATGGAACTCCTCAGATGTTGATAACTTCTCTTGACTATTCTAGTTATACAGGTCGTATAGCTGTAGGTCGTGTTCACCGTGGTGAATTAAAGAATGGTATGAACATCACAATCTGTCATCGTGACGGAACTAAGGAAAAAACAAAGATTAAGGAATTGCGTACTTTTGAAGGTATGGGTCACAAGCCTACCGATGTAGTAAAAAGTGGTGATATCTGTGCTGTTGTTGGTTTGGAGCGTTTTGAGATTGGTGATACTATTGCAGACTGGGAAAATCCAGAGGCATTGCCACCTATCGCTGTTGATGAGCCTACGATGAGTATGCTTTTCACTATTAATGATTCTCCATTCTTTGGTAAGGAAGGTAAGTTCTGTACTAGCCGTCATATCAATGAACGTTTGCAGAAAGAACTAGAAAAAAATCTAGCTTTGCGTGTACGTCCTTACGAGGATTCAACAGATAAATGGATTGTTAGTGGTCGTGGTGTACTTCACCTTAGTGTACTTGTTGAGACAATGCGCCGTGAAGGATATGAACTTCAGGTTGGTCAGCCACAGGTAATCTATAAGGAAATTGATGGCGTTAAGTGTGAACCTATTGAGGAACTCACAATCAACGTTCCACAAGACTATTCTAGTAAGATGGTTGATATGGTAACTCGCCGTAAGGGTGAATTGACTGGTATGGACACTGAAGGTGATCGTGTAAATATTACATTTGATATTCCTTCACGTGGTATCATTGGTCTTCGTACCAATGTACTTACTGCAAGTCAGGGTGAGGCTATCATGGCACATATTTATAAGGAGTATCAGCCATACAAGGGTGAAATCACACGCCGTTTGAACGGTTCAATGATTGCCATGGAGACAGGTACTTCATTTGCTTATTCAATTGATAAACTTCAGGATCGTGGTAAATTCTTTATTGACGCAGGAGAAGAAGTTTATTATGGTCAGGTTGTAGGTGAGCATATTCATGATAATGACCTAGTTATCAATGTAACAAAGGCAAAGCAGCTTACTAACGTGCGTGCCAGTGGTAGTGATGACAAGGCTCGTGTAATTCCAAAGACTGTAATGAGTCTTGAGGAATGTCTGGAATACATCAAGGAAGATGAATATGTAGAGGTTACTCCTAAGAATATGCGTATTCGTAAGGTAATCCTTGATCATCAGGAGCGTAAGCGTTCAAATAAGATTTAA
- the queA gene encoding tRNA preQ1(34) S-adenosylmethionine ribosyltransferase-isomerase QueA has translation MKLSQFKFNLNKEQVALYPHSFTREFTNDDGTKESFKVTRRDESRLMVLHKKSGEIDMFKKDADGKPIEGEYLEFRNILDYFDEGDTFVFNDTKVFPARLYGTKEKTDAKIEVFLLRELNEEMRLWDVLVEPARKIRIGNKLFFDETSTMVAEVIDNTTSRGRTLRFLYDCDHDEFRHDLFALGESPLPRYIIDNRESNHATPEDLEDFQTVYAKNEGAVTAPATGLHFSRELMKRMEIRGINDAYITLHCGLGNFNPIEVEDLTKHKMDSEQMVITAEACDLVNKTKKSGHHVLAIGTSVVKATETAVGTDGMLKEYSGWTNRFIFPPFDFGLADCMVANFYHPFSTLLMSTAAFGGYDIVMECYKKAAENGYMFGCYGDSLLILND, from the coding sequence ATGAAGTTATCACAGTTCAAATTTAATCTGAATAAGGAGCAGGTAGCCCTGTATCCTCACAGTTTCACTCGTGAATTCACCAATGATGATGGCACCAAGGAATCTTTCAAGGTGACTCGTCGTGATGAGAGTCGTCTGATGGTGCTTCACAAAAAGTCTGGTGAAATAGACATGTTCAAGAAGGATGCCGATGGTAAGCCTATTGAGGGTGAGTATCTGGAATTTCGCAATATACTCGATTATTTCGATGAAGGCGATACCTTCGTTTTCAATGATACTAAGGTTTTTCCTGCACGCCTTTATGGTACAAAGGAAAAAACTGATGCAAAGATAGAGGTGTTTTTGTTGCGTGAACTCAATGAAGAAATGCGTTTATGGGATGTTCTTGTAGAGCCAGCTCGCAAGATTCGTATTGGAAACAAATTATTCTTTGACGAGACTAGCACAATGGTTGCCGAGGTTATTGATAATACAACTAGCCGTGGTCGTACGCTTCGTTTCCTCTATGATTGTGATCATGATGAGTTCAGACATGATTTGTTCGCACTAGGAGAGTCTCCATTGCCACGTTATATTATAGATAACCGTGAGAGTAATCACGCTACACCTGAGGATTTGGAAGATTTTCAGACTGTGTACGCCAAGAATGAAGGAGCGGTAACAGCTCCGGCGACAGGATTGCATTTTAGTCGTGAATTGATGAAGCGTATGGAGATACGTGGTATCAATGACGCTTATATAACTTTGCATTGCGGACTTGGAAACTTTAATCCTATAGAGGTTGAGGATTTGACAAAACACAAGATGGATTCTGAGCAGATGGTTATTACTGCTGAGGCTTGTGATTTGGTAAATAAAACAAAAAAAAGCGGACATCATGTTCTTGCCATCGGTACGAGTGTTGTTAAGGCAACAGAAACGGCTGTTGGTACAGACGGTATGTTGAAAGAATACTCAGGATGGACAAATAGGTTCATCTTCCCTCCTTTTGATTTTGGATTGGCAGACTGTATGGTTGCCAACTTCTATCATCCATTTTCAACATTACTTATGTCAACAGCTGCTTTCGGAGGATATGATATCGTTATGGAGTGTTACAAAAAAGCTGCTGAAAACGGTTATATGTTTGGATGCTATGGCGACTCTCTGCTGATACTCAACGATTGA
- a CDS encoding undecaprenyl-diphosphate phosphatase, whose protein sequence is MDLIQTIIIAIVEGLTEFLPVSSTGHMIITQNLLGVQQGNPFVHAFTFIIQFGAILSVVCLYWKRFFQMRNHEEFISKMKFYGLLLVGIIPAMFIGLAAKKSGLLDWLLDSVEVVAVMLVLGGIFMLFCDRIFNKGNEDNKVTSRRAFFIGLFQCLSVIPGMSRSMSTIVGGMQQKLTRKNAAEFSFFLAVPTMAGATLLDLIDMFGEGTTWATSHNIMLLIVGSVIAFFVALLAMKWFVSFLTKYGFKAFGWYRIVVGLIILAMLLTGHSLVMAS, encoded by the coding sequence ATGGATTTAATACAGACAATCATCATTGCCATCGTTGAAGGCTTGACAGAATTCCTGCCGGTATCATCAACCGGTCACATGATAATAACTCAGAATTTACTAGGTGTCCAACAAGGCAATCCGTTTGTTCATGCCTTTACTTTCATTATACAGTTTGGGGCAATCCTGTCTGTTGTATGTTTATATTGGAAAAGGTTTTTCCAAATGAGAAACCATGAGGAATTTATCAGTAAGATGAAATTCTATGGTCTTCTTCTCGTTGGAATAATACCAGCTATGTTTATCGGCTTGGCAGCAAAGAAATCAGGATTGCTTGACTGGCTGCTTGATAGTGTAGAAGTTGTTGCTGTTATGCTTGTACTAGGTGGTATCTTTATGCTGTTTTGTGACAGAATATTCAATAAAGGTAACGAAGATAATAAGGTTACTAGCAGGCGTGCTTTCTTTATTGGTCTGTTTCAGTGTCTTTCTGTTATTCCTGGAATGAGTCGCAGTATGTCGACTATCGTAGGTGGAATGCAGCAGAAACTGACACGTAAGAATGCTGCTGAATTTTCATTCTTCCTTGCTGTACCAACAATGGCAGGAGCAACGCTGCTCGACTTGATAGACATGTTCGGTGAAGGTACTACATGGGCGACATCACATAATATAATGTTATTGATAGTAGGAAGTGTTATCGCATTTTTCGTTGCTTTGCTGGCAATGAAATGGTTTGTAAGTTTCCTTACCAAATATGGTTTCAAGGCATTCGGTTGGTATCGTATTGTTGTTGGATTGATAATCTTGGCAATGCTTCTTACAGGGCATTCACTAGTAATGGCTAGCTGA
- a CDS encoding cell division protein FtsX yields the protein MGKKRKTSRNRHGLQVITLCISTAMVLVLLGMVVFSVLTARNLSTYVKENLVVTMMLQDDITNPEAQQLCSMIHHRPYINKITYISKEAALKEQTEAMGTDPSEFIGTNPFLASIELQLKGDYANSDSLKWITKELKKYPKVGDITYQQALVNSVNDNLQKISLVLFVLAVLLTFVSFSLINNTVRLGIYARRFSIHTMKLVGASWNFIRYPFVMRAIVVGMIAALVAIVVLGTCVYALYSYEPGILTVVTWDIAAITAISVFLFGIIITAICSSLSVNKFLKMKAGDLYKI from the coding sequence ATGGGAAAGAAACGTAAAACATCCCGCAATCGTCACGGATTGCAGGTTATAACTTTGTGCATAAGCACTGCAATGGTGCTTGTCTTGTTGGGTATGGTAGTTTTTTCTGTGCTTACAGCCAGAAACTTATCTACTTATGTTAAGGAGAATCTTGTTGTAACAATGATGCTTCAGGACGATATTACGAATCCTGAGGCACAACAGTTGTGCAGTATGATTCATCATCGTCCGTATATTAATAAGATTACATATATCAGTAAGGAAGCTGCTTTGAAGGAACAGACTGAGGCGATGGGAACTGACCCTTCTGAATTCATTGGTACCAACCCTTTTCTTGCTTCGATAGAACTTCAGTTAAAAGGCGACTACGCTAATTCTGATTCGCTAAAATGGATTACAAAAGAACTGAAGAAATACCCTAAGGTTGGAGATATAACATATCAGCAGGCATTGGTAAACAGTGTGAATGATAATCTGCAAAAGATTAGTCTGGTGCTTTTTGTGCTGGCTGTATTGCTCACGTTCGTATCATTCTCTTTGATAAACAATACTGTTCGTCTTGGAATATATGCTCGCCGATTCTCAATTCATACAATGAAACTAGTTGGAGCGTCATGGAACTTTATACGTTATCCTTTCGTGATGCGTGCCATTGTCGTTGGTATGATTGCCGCGTTGGTTGCTATCGTAGTTTTGGGAACATGTGTATATGCACTATATAGCTACGAACCAGGAATTTTGACAGTCGTTACATGGGATATAGCTGCTATTACAGCAATATCAGTGTTCTTGTTTGGAATCATTATTACAGCAATATGCTCAAGTCTGTCTGTCAACAAATTCTTGAAGATGAAGGCTGGTGACCTTTATAAGATTTGA
- a CDS encoding FimB/Mfa2 family fimbrial subunit, with the protein MTKLINTLILIILLFTQTSCERVSFDKSDIENKDGFELNFHVRNLDTRGIVDVSKVCNKINFAVYDSIGDRVKSISQSSDKDNDFGTIKVSLPEGNYKVVVLAHSGSTNASTTNMNRITFNGKVTDTFVYSEDINVKGNSDYQMTLKRCVAKILFTVKDKVPENVKQIKFFYTGGSSTLDGASGMGCVNSRQTEIRDVGVEARADSSVYELYTFPQDATSCLNITVSCLDGEGNTIYERMFEDVNISLCGVTTCTGNLFSADANSSTKGVVLKADDEWIDGGIYKY; encoded by the coding sequence ATGACTAAATTAATTAATACTTTAATATTAATAATACTTCTTTTTACACAGACTTCTTGCGAGCGAGTAAGTTTTGATAAGTCTGATATTGAGAACAAAGATGGTTTTGAACTTAATTTCCATGTAAGGAATCTTGATACTCGTGGCATCGTAGATGTGTCGAAAGTGTGCAATAAGATAAATTTTGCAGTATACGACAGTATTGGAGATAGGGTGAAATCTATCAGTCAAAGTTCGGATAAAGATAATGATTTTGGCACTATAAAAGTTTCACTCCCGGAAGGGAACTATAAGGTTGTGGTTTTAGCGCATAGTGGTAGCACAAATGCTTCAACTACAAACATGAATAGAATAACCTTTAATGGAAAAGTGACAGATACATTTGTTTATAGTGAAGACATTAATGTAAAGGGGAACTCTGATTATCAGATGACTCTTAAAAGATGCGTAGCAAAGATATTGTTCACAGTCAAGGATAAGGTTCCTGAAAATGTAAAGCAAATAAAGTTCTTTTATACTGGCGGTAGTAGTACTCTTGATGGTGCCAGCGGTATGGGATGTGTTAACTCACGACAGACAGAAATACGTGATGTCGGTGTGGAGGCTCGTGCAGATTCCTCAGTTTATGAATTATACACTTTTCCTCAAGATGCGACTAGTTGTCTGAACATAACAGTTTCATGCCTTGATGGTGAAGGAAATACTATTTATGAGCGGATGTTTGAGGATGTGAATATTTCACTTTGTGGTGTTACCACATGTACTGGCAATTTATTCTCAGCAGATGCAAATAGTTCTACAAAAGGAGTTGTTTTGAAAGCTGATGACGAATGGATAGATGGAGGAATATATAAGTATTGA
- the rpsO gene encoding 30S ribosomal protein S15, with product MYLDKAKKEEIFNQYGKSATDTGSAESQVALFTFRIKHLTEHVKINRKDKVTTRSLTQLVGKRRALLDYLYASDINRYRAIIKELGLRK from the coding sequence ATGTATTTAGACAAAGCAAAGAAGGAAGAAATCTTCAACCAGTATGGTAAGTCAGCTACTGACACAGGTTCTGCAGAGAGTCAGGTCGCACTTTTTACATTCCGTATCAAGCATCTTACTGAGCATGTAAAGATTAACCGCAAGGACAAAGTGACAACTCGTTCACTGACTCAGCTTGTAGGTAAGCGCCGCGCATTGCTTGATTATCTTTACGCTAGCGACATCAATCGCTACCGTGCTATTATTAAGGAACTCGGTCTTCGTAAGTAA
- a CDS encoding lipocalin family protein produces the protein MKPDITTVPNLALDKYLGRWYEIARIDNRFERGISNAIAEYSLNPNGTIKVVNSGVDIKTGKVKSAVGKAKMTSVPGLLRVSFFWIFYSDYRVLAVDENYKWALVGGSSSKYLWILSRTPKLLEKEVALVLSEASRRGYDTGRLIYPWK, from the coding sequence ATGAAACCAGATATAACTACAGTTCCAAATCTTGCACTGGATAAGTATCTAGGCAGATGGTATGAGATTGCTAGGATAGACAATCGTTTTGAGCGTGGCATTAGTAATGCCATTGCGGAGTATTCGCTTAATCCTAATGGAACAATCAAAGTTGTAAATTCAGGCGTTGACATAAAAACAGGTAAGGTGAAGAGTGCTGTTGGAAAAGCAAAGATGACCTCTGTTCCGGGACTGTTAAGAGTGTCATTCTTCTGGATCTTTTATTCTGATTACAGAGTGCTGGCAGTAGATGAAAACTATAAGTGGGCATTGGTAGGCGGAAGCTCCTCTAAATACTTATGGATACTTTCACGCACCCCTAAATTATTAGAAAAAGAAGTAGCATTGGTATTATCTGAGGCTTCACGTAGAGGATATGATACAGGCAGGCTAATTTACCCTTGGAAATAA
- a CDS encoding porin family protein, giving the protein MKRFFFLLSLCATTVFCSAQSRVGTFSIIPKVGVCLSNMTNNDFIIGKNTVCSPKYKAGFTGGVEAEYQLTSPLSVSLAALYTMEGCRYLDESGLSASPSVSYEGYADHTVNLNVINVPLTLNYYVADGLAIKAGLQMGFPVDTNEKYEVTPFTINDRTGEHSYGTMVKHNENTNDKYKSVDVSIPLGVSYEYMNVVVDARYNLGITKNNKVNDSKSNFFALTVGYKFDM; this is encoded by the coding sequence ATGAAGCGCTTTTTCTTTTTATTATCTCTTTGTGCAACGACAGTATTCTGCAGTGCGCAAAGCCGTGTTGGAACATTTTCAATCATTCCAAAGGTTGGGGTATGTCTGTCTAATATGACAAACAATGATTTCATTATTGGTAAGAATACTGTTTGCTCGCCAAAATACAAAGCTGGTTTTACTGGTGGAGTAGAGGCTGAGTATCAGTTGACATCACCGTTGAGTGTGTCATTAGCTGCACTATATACCATGGAGGGCTGCCGTTATCTTGACGAGAGTGGATTAAGTGCTTCGCCATCTGTAAGCTATGAAGGTTATGCGGATCATACGGTGAACTTAAATGTTATAAATGTCCCGCTAACATTGAATTATTATGTGGCAGATGGGTTAGCTATTAAAGCCGGTTTACAGATGGGCTTTCCTGTTGATACTAACGAAAAATATGAAGTAACACCTTTTACGATAAATGATCGCACGGGAGAGCATTCTTATGGTACGATGGTGAAACATAATGAAAATACCAACGATAAATATAAGAGTGTTGATGTGTCAATACCGTTGGGAGTATCTTATGAATACATGAATGTCGTTGTTGACGCAAGATATAATCTTGGTATAACAAAAAATAACAAGGTAAATGATTCCAAAAGCAACTTCTTTGCGTTGACTGTGGGATATAAATTTGATATGTGA
- the truB gene encoding tRNA pseudouridine(55) synthase TruB, which produces MNKDFKAGEVFAIDKPYRISSFGALAHVRYVLSHELGYKVKIGHAGTLDPLATGVLILCTGKATKRIEEFQGHTKEYTAILQLGATTVSYDMEHEENEHFPTEHITRELINSTLQQFIGDIEQVPPTYSAVKINGDRACDLRRAGEEVTLKIKNVHIDEIEVTDFDAEKMLLSIRVVCGKGTYIRALARDLGRALGSGAYLTALRRTRIGDFTIDKCLDYEQIKEWLVQTDK; this is translated from the coding sequence ATGAATAAGGATTTCAAGGCAGGTGAGGTATTTGCGATAGACAAACCCTACCGCATATCAAGTTTTGGCGCATTGGCGCATGTCCGCTATGTGCTTTCACATGAACTTGGATATAAAGTTAAAATTGGTCATGCTGGAACGCTTGATCCTTTGGCAACAGGAGTTTTGATCTTGTGTACCGGTAAGGCAACGAAGCGAATAGAGGAATTTCAAGGTCATACAAAGGAATATACTGCTATTTTGCAGTTGGGCGCGACAACGGTTAGCTATGATATGGAGCATGAGGAAAATGAGCATTTCCCTACAGAACATATCACTCGTGAACTAATAAACAGTACGCTTCAACAGTTTATCGGCGATATCGAACAGGTTCCGCCAACATATAGTGCCGTGAAGATAAACGGAGATCGTGCTTGTGACTTGCGTCGTGCTGGTGAAGAAGTGACGTTGAAAATCAAAAATGTACATATTGACGAGATTGAGGTAACAGATTTCGATGCAGAAAAGATGTTGCTCAGTATTCGTGTAGTATGTGGAAAGGGAACTTATATACGTGCTTTGGCACGTGACTTGGGACGTGCACTTGGCAGTGGAGCATATCTTACTGCATTGAGGCGTACCAGAATAGGTGATTTTACAATAGATAAATGTCTCGATTACGAGCAAATAAAAGAATGGTTAGTACAAACTGATAAATAA
- the msrA gene encoding peptide-methionine (S)-S-oxide reductase MsrA, which produces MKEIYLAGGCFWGTEHFFKQIDGVLETKVGFANGHTENPTYKEVCTDTTGFAETVYIKYDENKVRLEFLLNMYFKAIDPVSVNKQGGDCGTQYRTGVYYTSKDQLPVIEKVFNQQQKELSEPIAVEIKALQNFYTAEEYHQDYLDKNPNGYCHLPLALFEYARNAKDKGSL; this is translated from the coding sequence ATGAAAGAAATATATTTAGCCGGAGGATGTTTCTGGGGAACAGAACATTTCTTCAAACAAATAGACGGAGTATTGGAAACAAAAGTTGGATTTGCAAATGGGCATACTGAAAATCCAACATATAAAGAAGTATGCACTGATACGACCGGCTTTGCTGAAACTGTGTATATTAAATATGATGAGAATAAAGTACGTCTGGAGTTTTTACTTAATATGTACTTCAAAGCGATTGATCCGGTAAGTGTAAACAAACAAGGTGGTGATTGTGGTACACAATATCGTACAGGTGTCTACTATACATCTAAAGATCAGCTTCCTGTCATAGAGAAGGTTTTTAATCAACAGCAAAAAGAATTATCCGAACCAATAGCTGTTGAAATTAAAGCCCTTCAAAATTTCTATACAGCAGAAGAATATCATCAAGATTATTTGGATAAAAATCCGAATGGATATTGTCATTTGCCTTTAGCATTATTTGAATATGCTAGAAATGCTAAGGATAAAGGATCTTTATAA
- a CDS encoding DUF3098 domain-containing protein, protein MDKKNFAFDKTNFILLAIGVAVVIIGFILMGGAGSTENTFNPEIFSAIRIKVAPVVCFVGFISIIYAVIRKPKDENNAAK, encoded by the coding sequence ATGGATAAGAAGAATTTTGCTTTCGACAAAACCAACTTTATATTGTTGGCTATCGGTGTGGCTGTTGTCATAATCGGGTTTATTCTCATGGGTGGTGCAGGTTCTACAGAGAATACATTTAACCCAGAAATATTCAGTGCTATTCGTATAAAGGTAGCTCCGGTAGTATGCTTCGTAGGTTTTATATCTATCATCTACGCTGTTATCCGTAAACCAAAAGACGAAAATAACGCTGCTAAATAA
- the folK gene encoding 2-amino-4-hydroxy-6-hydroxymethyldihydropteridine diphosphokinase produces MREAVQYMESLIGTVMRQSALYETEPWGFESPNLFINMCVYVETPLAPRQLLEATQEIEKRMGRVGKSANHEYQDRIIDIDILIYDDITVDEPDLKIPHPLMQERDFVMTPLNEILKKK; encoded by the coding sequence ATGCGTGAGGCTGTCCAATACATGGAAAGCTTGATCGGCACTGTTATGCGCCAGTCAGCTCTTTATGAGACTGAACCATGGGGGTTTGAAAGTCCAAATCTTTTCATTAATATGTGCGTGTACGTGGAAACGCCGCTTGCTCCGAGACAGTTGCTAGAGGCAACTCAGGAGATAGAAAAACGCATGGGAAGAGTTGGAAAGTCGGCAAATCATGAGTATCAAGACCGTATAATAGACATAGATATTTTGATTTATGATGATATTACGGTAGATGAACCCGACTTGAAAATTCCTCATCCTTTAATGCAGGAGAGGGATTTTGTAATGACCCCGTTAAATGAGATACTAAAAAAGAAATAA
- a CDS encoding radical SAM protein — translation MSTVIYPSPIFGPIHSRRLGISLGINLMPADGKVCTFDCIYCECGFNKQRIPMQKRPTRSEVASALEKKLKEMHLQNVHPDVLTFAGNGEPTAHPDFYDIICDTIELRNKYCPEAKISVLSNSTFINKEKVRAALLLVDNNILKMDTIDPEYIQRVDRPTQISYDISNIIENLKLFNGHVIIQSMFLKGKTVDGVDVDNTGEKYVKPWLDAVLSIQPQEVMIYTIDRETPDQKLEKATHAELDAIRDRVIAAGIPCTASY, via the coding sequence ATGAGTACTGTAATATATCCTTCACCAATATTCGGCCCAATTCATAGTCGCCGACTTGGTATTTCATTAGGTATAAACCTTATGCCGGCTGACGGCAAGGTCTGCACATTTGACTGTATTTACTGTGAATGTGGATTTAACAAACAACGGATTCCTATGCAAAAACGCCCAACTAGAAGCGAGGTAGCTTCAGCTCTGGAAAAAAAACTGAAGGAAATGCACTTGCAGAATGTTCACCCTGACGTGCTTACCTTTGCTGGTAATGGAGAACCTACGGCTCATCCTGATTTCTATGATATTATATGTGATACAATAGAACTTAGAAATAAATATTGTCCGGAAGCAAAAATAAGTGTATTGAGTAACAGTACGTTCATTAATAAAGAAAAGGTAAGAGCAGCCCTTTTATTGGTTGATAATAATATACTTAAAATGGATACAATCGATCCAGAATACATACAGCGTGTTGATCGTCCTACTCAAATATCGTATGATATCAGTAATATTATTGAAAACCTGAAGCTCTTCAACGGACATGTGATCATACAGTCTATGTTTTTGAAAGGTAAGACAGTCGACGGTGTTGATGTTGATAACACTGGTGAAAAATATGTAAAACCTTGGCTTGATGCAGTGTTAAGTATTCAGCCTCAGGAGGTTATGATATATACAATAGATCGCGAGACTCCTGATCAGAAACTGGAAAAGGCTACGCATGCAGAATTAGATGCAATCCGCGATAGGGTGATTGCAGCCGGAATACCTTGTACTGCGTCATATTGA